Part of the Imperialibacter roseus genome, TGGTCTGTTTGTGCAGCCCAACCCCGACCTGGGGCCAGAGCAGAGCGACAACCTGAACCTGGGAGCGGCCTACCAGTTCACACTCAAGCGCCACAACCAACTCACGCTCGAGAGCAGCTTTGTTTATCGGGAGTCGAAGGATCTGATATACCAGGTGGTGAGAGTGGCGAGCCCGGAAACGTATTACGAGAACCTGGCCCAAACGAAGGTGGTGGGTATGGAAGGCAGTGTGAGCTACCAGTGGAAAAAGTTGTTGAGGGTGGGTGGAAATGTCACCTTTCAGGACATTACCGACCAGGCCGATTCGGTGTACAATGAATCTTACACCAACACAGGCTACCAAAGGAATTTCCAAAAGGGATACCGGCTGCCCAACACCCCTTATTTTTTCGGACATGCCTTTGCAGGCTTAACGTTTCAAAACGTAGCGGGCAAAGGGTCTTCTTTGAATGCGAATTACTATTTCAATTTCGTTCAGAAGTATTTCTTAAGCTGGGCTGAGCTGGGCTCCAGAGACACCAAGAAAGTCATTCCGCAGCAGGCTTCCCACGACGTGGAGCTGTCTCTAAGCCTCAGAGAGAGCAAATACAATATTTCGCTGGAATGCAGGAACCTGGCCAATGCCAGGCTGTACGACAAATACTATTTGCAGAAACCGGGAAGGGCATTCTACCTGAAGCTCAGGTATACACTTTAATCAATTTCAACAAACACAAATAGTCAAAACAGAAGGATATGTTTTCTAAAAATCAATTCAAGCCATGGGCTATGCCGGCACTGATCTTAAGTGCGGCCATTTTCTTCACAGGATGCGGTGGGTCGGACGATCCCGAACCGGAAGAAACAGAGAGTCCGTTTGTGGTATCGCTGGCGATTCAGGGCAGCGACAATGGATTCACTTACTATTCCGTGCCTTTCAGTGATGTGATGACAGGCTCACTTTCGGCAGTAGGCCAGGGCATTGAGCAGCCGGGCTACTACGACTTTACCCAAATCGGCAGCACCATTTACAGCATTGGTGGCCTCGACGATGTGAATGTGGTGGGTATCTCGAAAAATGAAGATGGCTCTCTGGAGCAGGTTGGCGATATTTCCTTTGTTAATAGTCTGTCGGACATCATCAAAGCGGACGATAATACGCTGGTGGCCCTGGAGCTTTCGGCAACTTCTGATCAGGTAAAGTTCCATACCATTGACATCAATTCGGTCGCTGTCAAATCAACCGTATCACGTCCTGTGTCTGACCTGGTGTCTGAGTATTCTGCTGCCTATGGGGGCATGAGAATCAGTGGTGATTATCTGTACCTGGCGTACTATGTGAGCGACCCCACTACCTACAACACCCCTTCTACTGAGCAAGCTGAAGTAGCTGTGTATTCTTATCCAGCCTTCGAATTTCAGAAAATAATGACCGACTCCAGGGTAGGGCCTATTGGTGGCTTCAATGTAAAGGCGGGCTTGATCAAAGACGAAAAAGGAGATGTGTACGCCTTGTCGCATTCCAATCCTGCCAATGGCTATAGCCAAACTACAAAGAGTGCTGGTATTCTTAAAATTGAGAGTGGAGCCACAGCCTTCGACGAGGAGTATTTTCTCGACATTGAGGAGCTGACTGGCGGCAAAACCACTGCCCACCTCATGTACCTTGGCGATGGCAAGGCTTTTGCCGAAATCAATATGGCTGACCGTGCCGATCAGGCAAGATGGTCTGACGGCCCTTTGCGGTCGGCGGTGATCGATCTTTACGCCAAAACCGTCACCTACATCAGCGGAGTGCCTGAGCATGCAGGGCAGGGTCGCCGACTGGCAGCAGTGCACGACGGCGACTTCGTGTATATGTGCGTTCCTGAGGCTACGGGCATTTTCGTGTACAAAATGGATGTGAAAAACTTCACCGCAACCAAAGGTGCAGAGGTAGAAGCAAACTTCGTCGCTGGATTCTTCAAGCTATAATATTTGAACTGCCAACCTCCGGCCTGGTGGGCAGGCCGGAGGTTGTTGCTGATCTTGACTGTCGATGAAAAACAAAAAAAGGAAGGCTAAAAACAAAAGTGCCATCAGGCGGCTTAACGATTGGCTGCACCTCTGGCTGGGGCTGACTTCCGG contains:
- a CDS encoding DUF4374 domain-containing protein; amino-acid sequence: MFSKNQFKPWAMPALILSAAIFFTGCGGSDDPEPEETESPFVVSLAIQGSDNGFTYYSVPFSDVMTGSLSAVGQGIEQPGYYDFTQIGSTIYSIGGLDDVNVVGISKNEDGSLEQVGDISFVNSLSDIIKADDNTLVALELSATSDQVKFHTIDINSVAVKSTVSRPVSDLVSEYSAAYGGMRISGDYLYLAYYVSDPTTYNTPSTEQAEVAVYSYPAFEFQKIMTDSRVGPIGGFNVKAGLIKDEKGDVYALSHSNPANGYSQTTKSAGILKIESGATAFDEEYFLDIEELTGGKTTAHLMYLGDGKAFAEINMADRADQARWSDGPLRSAVIDLYAKTVTYISGVPEHAGQGRRLAAVHDGDFVYMCVPEATGIFVYKMDVKNFTATKGAEVEANFVAGFFKL